The genomic region aaaataaaagagttgttttgataaaattacaCATGGAACAAACATGCACAATTAGCctgttttttaaaatatggGCTGGTAACTTTGTTTtagttagttttgaaaaattattttcaatatgaTTCCATATTCTTTAATTAGGTATGGAGACATGCTTTTGCAAGGAATTGTTTTTCCATACAAAAAATTCGTGAAGCTTCTGCATGCTGAGAGGCATGCGTTTCCTTAGCCATCCTGTTCCTAATATGGGCTGAGTGCTATGTGCTAAAATTGCTATTTCGCTGATTTGTGCAATACCTAGGGGAAGTGGCACCATTTTGATTGGAAGAAGAGGATAGGCTAACTATTTTTGTCTTTGGTACACTTGATCTGGAGCCCTTCAGCTTCTTGTCAAGTTGATTGGGGCCTGATATTCAGAGAAATTCTTCCTGGTCACACCCATTGATTTATTGGTGCAAATGGGTTATTTCCGTTTTTTCAGGTTTAGGGGTTTTGTTTCACTAATCCAATTATCCAACCATAAACCTCAAACTGAACAAGTTATATGATgaaaataacaattataattatgTTACAAGCAAAATGTTAGTGGATTTTTGTGGTTTTGGATTTCTGATTCTCTGTGTGCGTTTACTTAGAGGAAGGTGTTTAAGAATTTCTATGTAAGTATTTCAATCTAATGAAAATAGAACTCCATAACCATAAGGCTTTGTCTTTATCCACTTTTCCATTTCCAAAATTCGATATCATTAATGGAATTGATATGAATTGCTCAATCGCTACTTTTCTAAGCTCTTAGGTAATCAATTGTTTAGTCCACCTTTCAATTGGAAGCGATCTGTTCACTGATAATGTTTTTTAGTGATATCATTGATGAAGCTGCTTGATAAAAGTCTCTGTAGATCAATGTGGAAGATTTTTGTCTGAATTCTTTTAACTTTGAATCTGTTATATGTTTATAGATTATAGATTTGTAAAACTAAAAGCGGTCAGCCATGCAGACCCACACAATCAGCAGTTATTTATCTAACAAGTTATCTGCTAAGACTTGAATCATGGATTACCTAATGTCAGTACTATCCTTTCTGTTTGAAGAAATAATGGACTTGAGTCAAACATGCAATTTACTGAAAATGCCAGGTGAAGGGGAAAAAAGACAAGGAGATAACAGAGAAAAGTTTTGCATTTCTTACTTTGTTTACATTTAAAAAGATTTCTACTGAAGGTTCTACCACATTGAATCTTTAATTGCATTGGAGCATTTTGGGTACCGGAGGAATTTGATAACATGCTAATTTGGGCCATCCATTGTTCAAGCTGATAGTATTGCTTGTTGCTTTGCCTATATAAAGCCCAAACTTTCTGCAGTTAAGAGCTTGTTGCTTCTTATAGACTTCTTAACAGTTGAGAACATGCACCAGTGTATCAATTGCTTTTACACCCCTGATTTAGTGCAATAAAGTGCaccaaaacttttaaaagctTTTGGATTCATCTTGATCTTTTAGACAGATATTACCTTACTCTATTTTATGTCTAACCATGATTAGTCAGTACATGCTTGCATCTCTGATGTTCTCCCTCAGGTATTGGTATTGATCTGATTTTGTTGTGTTTTAGCAGCTGGATGGTTTAATACAATTAGGCATTTGCTAATATCTTAGCCTGTGCAGGATGCTTGTTAAAGTGTTGAATCTTTATTGGAAGATTATTGGACCTTTTCAATTAAGCAGTGCTTCTGAGATTTGGTAATATGCTTGTTGAATATTTTCCAGGTCAACAGAAACAAATGTCAAGCATGCAATTGTGCCCAGTCACAGCATGCGGCCAGGACTAGCATCCCTTCTTCCCAAAAGGCAAGAACCTTCATTGATGCTTGGATGGAGGGCTAACCTGGCATCTCTCATATTCAAATCAGGATCTTAGGGGGAACCAAAAAAAGAGATATTACTGTTGCGAACTAGAAATTTAACTGATACTGCTGAATCTAGGATTCTCTGAATTTTGTTTTCAGTTGCAATTTATTTAGTGAATAGTGATGGTATATTTGGAACTTTGTTTCATCATGATGCTGTACTTATTGTTGCTGTCCTAAAACATCTGTTGGAACACAGATAGAGTTGAAATGGCAGTGCCATTGACTCTTTGGTGCTTGGGCTGGCATTTAGGTTCGCACTGTGGGGTGCATGAAGGTAAGAACCAAGAGCTGCTTTGGAAATTGAGAAATTGGTAAGAGTGTTCTGTAACCGTTTCTTGCAGTAGAGATCTTGGAGCTCTTTCTCCTTCGCTATATTCATCTGTTTAAGGAAAGTAAAAGCTCGAATCCTGcgttttctttccctttttatttatttatttggttttggATTTGAGAATGGGGATTGGGAGATGGTTAATGTTAAGAATCTCGTATTAATAAGAAATGGATTAGGTCTGGAGTTTATAaataagtatttttttaacttaatggGTATGTTTTTTGAGTTGAAAACATAAGCTCCTGACATCTAAGCCCTAGACTTGGTTTGGGtatggaaaaagaaatgcaCTTTGATggaaagcattaagaataaagTCATGCGTAAAACGTTGAGTTCCGATTTGCCTTTTAAAAGGTAAAGGGGAGCCCATTGATTTCTTCTGGATTCCATGGGCGGCAATGTTGTAGCGCTCGATTTTACGTATAGGCACTTTGTTCTGACTCTCGACACCCATGCTTGGGATTGGGGCCTTGGGGGTTTACCAATGAcatctttaaaattaatcaattactCTTTCCCTCTTACTATCTCTaaggccttttttttttttttgggttttttgttgacttttttattaaataaatttaattttgatagttatttttaacaaaattataaagttataaaatttttaaaaataaaatttgtaagttttgaatttcaaaaaatttaaaatatggtttaagtttttatttttatataatatttttaaaaaataatagtcaAATCGAATTtgattaacttaaaaaaaaaaaagacaaacagAGGCAAGTAAAATAGAATAGAacaaatattatgttattatgattatggGAGATGGTAAAATGGTTTGAATATGAGAACAGGGAGATAGAAATATTATAACAGAATGTATAATAATACTAATTTATGAGAGAAAGAGTTGATGTCTTCCATTCATATAATTACTGTTGTCATATTATAGAGATTTTTTAAAGCAATAAGTAGCATATTACAATTCATAAAAGgagattttattattttatttttgcaaaCATGAATAGATGCATGCATGAGGGTTGTCATGACTTTATAATCAAGAGTTGATGACACATTCTATGATTTGAGTATGTACTATTAGGAGTTAGGACATTCTGTATCCACAAAACATCaatgattaatataaaaaacttTGAAGCTTGAGATTTTCACAATCATATGGCATCCAATTTTAATACTAGTAAGtagtattattattctttttctattctaaaagtacttttttaatttatttttaattatagtaTTTAAGAATCattatctttgtttttttctttccttttttagacaaataatattttatatatatataNNNNNNNNNNNNNNNNNNNNNtata from Theobroma cacao cultivar B97-61/B2 chromosome 9, Criollo_cocoa_genome_V2, whole genome shotgun sequence harbors:
- the LOC18588768 gene encoding uncharacterized protein LOC18588768 gives rise to the protein MKVRASVKKMCEFCRTVKRRGRVYVLCTSNPKHKQRQGISTFASEGALPPTSTETNVKHAIVPSHSMRPGLASLLPKRQEPSLMLGWRANLASLIFKSGS